One Clostridium sp. CM027 genomic window carries:
- a CDS encoding TetR/AcrR family transcriptional regulator, with product MKNIRKIQVRTIENKEKLVISADDLFMIKGFYNTTSKEIAKHAGVSTGVFYNYFDNKTDIFIEIYKTTCSYSYNYLENLISNLSIENVDYKPLFINYIRNGIKASCKNRHLYDDLESLKKESCEVYNIYNYNNDKMILLLQDFIKSLYHGEKNINWNIKCQIILNTVQSNANAIVAIKDTKQRNEYINNLIDMLYKFIFDNRD from the coding sequence GTGAAGAACATACGTAAAATTCAAGTACGAACTATAGAAAACAAGGAAAAGCTCGTTATATCAGCCGATGATCTATTTATGATTAAGGGTTTTTATAATACAACATCAAAAGAAATAGCAAAACATGCTGGAGTTTCAACAGGTGTATTTTATAATTATTTTGATAACAAAACGGATATATTTATAGAAATTTATAAAACCACTTGTTCATATTCATATAACTATCTAGAGAATTTAATAAGTAACTTATCTATAGAAAATGTAGATTACAAACCTTTGTTTATAAACTATATTCGTAATGGTATAAAAGCATCTTGTAAAAACAGACATCTATATGATGATTTAGAATCATTAAAAAAAGAGTCCTGTGAAGTATACAACATTTATAATTATAACAATGATAAAATGATTTTACTTCTTCAAGATTTTATTAAAAGTTTATATCATGGAGAGAAAAACATTAATTGGAATATAAAATGTCAAATAATATTAAATACTGTTCAAAGTAATGCAAATGCTATCGTTGCAATAAAAGATACTAAACAAAGAAATGAATACATAAACAACTTAATAGATATGTTATATAAATTTATATTTGATAATAGGGATTGA
- a CDS encoding TetR-like C-terminal domain-containing protein gives MPAFDEVKGEKMPFPKENIQYALTSSTGGFMHILLRWLNDSTQKSPEEMAIVVKDLVSICNYSNPIKKANQS, from the coding sequence CTGCCCGCTTTTGATGAGGTAAAGGGTGAAAAGATGCCTTTTCCTAAAGAAAATATTCAGTACGCTTTAACATCTAGCACTGGTGGGTTTATGCACATCCTTCTCAGGTGGCTGAACGACAGTACACAGAAATCGCCAGAAGAAATGGCAATAGTAGTGAAAGATCTTGTTTCAATCTGCAATTATTCGAATCCCATAAAAAAAGCGAATCAGTCATGA